From the genome of Candidatus Hydrogenedentota bacterium:
GGACCCATGGGTCCCATAGACCGCTTAAGTTCTTTGCGAAACCCTGTGTTTCTCGCTTAACGCTTCGGCACGAAGGCGTACGATTCGCCCCACGCCAGCGGAATTGTGGGATACTCGGCTTTCACTTGACTGAAGTTGAGTCCAAGATACGATTCGTCCATCCAATACGGAACTCGATCGTTCATCTGATGTCCAAGCTCGTTCTCGTGACCCGGTATCACGAGTTGCGGGTTGAATCCTCGCACCATGCGTAGCAGGTCGTTGGTCCAGCAATTCGTGATCAATACGTCAACCCGGTGATGTTCCTTCACCGCATCGATCCACTCGAAGTCCTTTTGGTATTCGGGATAGGGATCGTTGATCTGATCGCCGTTGTGCGCAAAGGAATAGCCTTCCGGCGATATCACGAGCGTGACATTGTTCTCGACACCGCCGCTTTGATACTGCTGACCGGGATACACGACGACTTCAAGTTCGCGCGCGCCATTTTGGATTGGCAGTTTCTGGATTGTGTGCGCATCTCGCTTCAGATGCGTGATGCTTTCATGGAGCGGTGTGGACTTTAATACTCCGTCCGGCGCGACTACGGGTTTACCCTGTTTGATGAACAATTCGACGACTGCCGGGTCTGCATGGTCGCCGTGCTCGTGACTGATGAAAAGCACATCGCATTGCTTCACGATTCGTTCCGCCAATTCAACGGAGAACGGGAAATTCGGCGAATCAACGCGCTCACGCGTTCCATCCGGCTTGTCCCAACGGAACTTGGCCGCGCCGCGATGCAAATCGAACGCCACGGTGATGGAGGGTGTGCGCACAACGAATCCATGGTTGTAGATTTTCCAAATGCGCAGCCCCTCCGTTACGCGCGTGTTTTCTATCTGGTCCGCGGCTTGCGAAATGCGCGCGTGAAAGAACTGCTGCACCGGTTCGCGGTTTGGGGAATGCGTGTCGTGCAAGACCGCATCGATCAAGCGCAAGGCCAGCGTGCGCTCGCGCGGCTCGGGATATGCCGGCGGACAAGCCTCAAGGGTTCTGCTTACCTCATCGAGGAACGCCTGCTGTTGCCGCGAAATGAATGCGTCGTCACCCGCCTGCAATGTGGGCGTAACGACGGGTTTCGGCGTCTCCTGTCCGAACGCGATTGCGGCAAACATCACCCCCAGAACGGACGACAAGAATAGACGTGTCATGGCAGTCTCTCCCAATAGATGCAGGCATTCTGTAAACCGCCGCTCCTATTGTCAAACCACGAATCACACGACGTCTGTAATGAAGTAGCGCATCCACAACGCTGACCTCGACTCCCTAATGCGCAATACGCTCGTATTCCAACTGAGGGTAGTGACCAAAGTTCACGAGTAGGCCAAGCCGGTATTGCGTCGCGTGGAGGTAATTGTGCACCTGGGCGCGGTTCTCATCGCACAATTGCGATAGGGCCTTAAGTTCCAGAATGATTTGCCCGAAGCAGATGAAATCCGGCCTGAATGTCTGCACGAGCCTCCGCCCTTTGTACTCCAGTTCGATCGCGGGCTGAAGCACAAACGGAATCGCGCGACTCTCCAGTTCTATCGCAAGACACTCTTGGTACACCGACTCGAGAAAGCCGCACCCTTTGGTGTTGTACACCTCAAAGCATGCACCCATAATGGCGTAGCTTTCCTCCTTGTAGATGATCTCCCTTTCGGCGAAACGTTGAGTCATCTTCGATCTCCCTGATTACCACGAATCCCACCAACCGCACGAGAATCAGAAAGGTGCGATCCGAAGTAGCTAATCGCGAAAATTGCGCATAGCAGGAGTATGGACTAGTATTACAGGATTATCAAACCACTACCCCCAAGGGGTTGAAATTTCGATATCGTGTTACCACGAATCACGCCAATCACACGAATAAAAAGGGAAAAGAAACCGGATTCCAACATCACGAATAGTGTTTCGAGGCGAGCGAATTCCTTCGTGGAGTTAAGGTTTTGACCGCTTCAATTCCGAACTTTCCCGATCGTGCCGAGGTCGGGAACGGCACGGGAAATTGCTCTGCCTTTTGTCTTGTTTGTTTTTCGTGTCATTCGTGTGTTTCGTGGTTGGACACTGCCATCCTACCTACCACGAATTACACCAATCACACGAATAAAAAGGGAAAAGAAACCGGATTCCAGCATCACGAATAGTGTTTCGAGGCGAGCGAATTCTTTCGTGGAGTTAAGGATTCATCGCTTCAATTCTGAGTTCTACCGATCGTGCCGAGGTCGGGAACGGCACGGAAAACCTTTCTGTCTCCTGTCATCGTTTTATTCGTGTGATTCGTGTGTTTCGTGGTTGGACACTTCCATCCTACCCACCACGAATCACACCAATCACACGAATAAATAGGAAACAAAACATGTATTCCAACATCACGAATAGTGTTTCGAGGCGAGAGAATTCCTTCGTGGAGTTAAGGATTTGACCGCTTCAATTCCGAACTTTTCCGATCGTGCCGAGGTCGGGAACGGCACGGAAAGCCTCTCCTGTCTCCTGTCTCCTGTCATCGTGTCATTCGTGTGATTCGTGTGTTTCGTGGTTGGACACTGCCATCCTACCTGCCACGAATCACACCAATGACACGAATATATGAGAGAACGTCCTTGAATCGATAGACTCGACTCTCAGTGCGGGTTCATCGGAGAGGCATTGAGCCGTTTCGCATGGATCTCCACATTGTGGCCAGTATTTGAAGGATGATTCTAAGGCTTGCGAAATCCGCCTCGGGATTTGGCAAGCCAGTGGTTCGATTTTGTGTTTCTTGGTTGGCTATTTTCTCTTCAGTAGAATGCAGTCGATGCCCATGTAGTAATTTGTCGCGCGGTCGTTCTTCCCGACAACCCGGAATTCGAACGTGTGTTCGCCCGCCGGTAGTTTCAGACTTCCAAAGGGCACGTTCTCTGCTCGTACCACGTGCGTGGGCGATTCACCTCCCGCGCCGTTGTAGGCATCGAATGGCGCGCCTACATCTTTGCCATCTACCTTGAGTTGGAAAACCCCAAAATCGCTGGCCTTGGCAAGATATAGCGAGATGTCGTACTCTCCGTCGCTTTCGACCGGCACGCGCAGCGTGATGAAATCGTCTGGTGCATTCGCAATGAAGAATAGAAAGCGTGCGTTGCTCCAGGTGCCGGGGAACCGAATTCCCTGAGCGGGGTCCTTCGAATGCTCCGCCGTCTTGAGCAGTCTCTCGGCTTCAATCGCGCCTTCGATACACGGGTCCGTCCCGTACACATATGGCGCGCGCTCGTCCTTCGCCGGTAATGGCGCGAATGTCGCATGCGGCTCGTTCTGATACCAGAAGGCAACGCTGGAGTAGTCATTTCCCTGGTCGTCGGCGTGCCCATGTTCAATCGTGACGCGTATCGATTTGTCGAAACGAATGGGGTCGTTCACGAACAGGCGATACATCGCGTTCTTGCCAAACCACTTGTCCCCTTCCCGGTTTTCCACGAGATGGAACCCCGTGTAAGGACCGGAGTATTCGACGTTGGGACAGGCACCCCCGCCGAAGATTTCCTCGGAGCCGGTGCCGTGAAACGAAGGCGGCCATGTCTCTCCATCGATGAAGACCATGTCATCCCCTTCGCCCCACCATCCGCCCGAGATGTTGTCTACCCCCAGAACGTAACCCGCGAGGCTTCCCCGGCCCGTTGCCTCCAGAATTGTGTAGTTCTCCTTCCCATCCGAGTTTGCGCCCTTTGGAGCCGCGTAGGCCTTCGTGCGCTCGTGACGGAATTGCGCGTGAAAGCGCCCAGCCGTGTTCATCCAGGCAGGTGGCGTTGGATACGTCTCATAGTCGATGTGATACCAAATCCCAAGGTCCACCGGTCCCTCGTTCGTAACTTCGATGCGCGCGCCTTTGGCAAACGGCATCGGGAAGTAGCTGTTCAGTCCCCAACTGAGGTCGTTCGAGTCGGCTCCCGGGTTGACCACAAGCCCCAGTGACTTGATTGGACGCGGCGTGGCGTTCGAGATCCCGAAGAAGTCACCGATCGGGGACTCAACGCTGGCCGCCGTTTCGCCATCCCAATACATGCGCAGTATCAGGTCCCGGAAGAGGTGCTTCCGGGTTTCCTCTTTCTCGATGATGTAGGTCCAGTAGAAGTGCTTAATGCAGCCGGCTCCGGCGATTTCCGCAAAGGACTTCGTTTCGCCGGGTTTCACGATGACCCAGTCGACATTGCCTCCGGTATGGTCGTAACTGGAGGCACGGTGGGATGACGCGTCCCGCACCATCATTGCATCGGTCAAGGGCGTTGCAGGCGGCGGAACCGCGACTGCGGGAGTGACAGTCTGGCATCCTGTTGATAATGCACCAAGGAGAAGAAGGAGACTGGAATAACCAAGGTAAGTTACACGGCGCATGGCGGTTCCTCCCCGCATTGAAGATAGATGCGTTGCCCAGAATGAGCCCCCGCCCGTGCCGTCGCGCAGAACGTTGTATCAGATATCGGGTACGTAATGCTAACGTAGAGTCTGGTTAGGGGAATGGAACGGCGCCATAGGCGCTTGAACTTGGGAGAGGTGAATATGATCGGAGGGGTAGTCTTTTTGGTGGTCTGGCTGTGTCTATTCGCCATGGGAATTGGTGGAACTGTTCTCTGGATTTGGATGCTAATCGACTGCGCGATGAACGAGCCATCCTCCGGAAACGACAAGATTGTTTGGATTATCGTGATCGCGCTGACCCATTGGATTGGGGCCTTGATATATTTCATCGTGAGAAGACCTGTGCGGCGGGAACGCTACGGACGGTAAGAACGATCAAGACCGACTGTCCGATACGGATGCGAGGGTCGTTCATCTCCTAGTGTGCGTGGCATTCCCGGAGTGCAGTGCGCTAGATTTTCGCCACCGCCTCGGGCCAGCAATCCGCATATCACGCTGAATACAGAAAAGCCCCCGCGGGCGAACCCGCGGGGGCTTTCTTAGACTCGTAATCGATTAGAAGCAGAGCTTCGTTTCGACAAACACGTAGTCGGAATCGTTGTCGTCGGTGCCGCCGTTGAAGGCAAGGCCGTTACCCGCCGAGAAGTTGCCGTCGGTCAGACCGTCACCCGTGAACAGGTGCGCCCAGCCGGCCGAGAACTGCAGGTCTTCGCTGTAGTCATACGTGACATACAAACCAACTTCGGTGCCAAGGTACTGATCGGATTCCTGCGTCCAGAAGGAAAGCGCCGGAGCCAGGGGTACCTTGAAGTTGCCGACCGTGAAGTATGCCGGCTGATCGAACTCTTCAAGCGTCTCGAAGTACGAAACGGCCAACAATACTTCGACCGATTCCGTCGGCTTCACGCTCACACCACCGCGCGCGATCCAAGCATTGGACAGGTCGGTGTTTTCGATGAACTCGCTGTATTCCCAGTTCGAGAACAAGCGGTTGAAGCTCACGCTCGACTTCGGGTTGAACGCATAGTAAGGGTTCATCCACTCGCCGAACGAAAGGTCGCGGTTGTCTTCGCCATCGAAATAGGCGCCGCCAAGGTACACACGAGGCGTCCACATGAAGTCAAACGTGTAACCGACTTCAAGGTTCGCGCCCCACGCTTCGAACTCTGCGCCATCATCGCCGTACTGGAACGGCTTGAACAAGAACCCTTGCTGGTCAGCATCGCCAAACTGGTAGGCAACTTCGGCTTCGAAATCCAACGCGCCAATGGTGCCGGCTCCGCGGAGGCCAACAGTGTGAAGATTGGTGACGTCGTAGTCATCCAGATTGAAGACGTCTTCCCAGAACTCCAGGATCGCGTTGTTTGCCGTGTCGTTCAAGCTGCGAGCATCGCGCAGCCACAGCCAGTAAGCGTCGATAGAGATGTTCTCAAGACCCTTGTAGCTGGCATACACGCCGTAGAAGTTTACGTCGCCGTCTTGCTCGCCCACGCCGCCTTCGGCCAGGATCGTCGCAAACGCGTCGACGCTGAGGATGTCGGTGGCATAGGTCAGGCGAAGACCGTCGAAGCTGAGACCGCGGAACTGGCTGCGGGCGTCATTCACGCCAATCAGCCATTCGCTGCCGAAGCTGAGTTCCTGACGGCCAACCCGCATGCGAATCGGCAGACCGAACATTTCGTTCGCTTCGATGTACGCCTGGTAGATCTCGACGTCATCGTTGCTCACGGCGCGGAAATCGCCGCCCGTGATGTAATCCGAGCGGAAATCTTCGCCCCAGATGTCGTAGCTGTCCAGCTCGATGAAGGCCGAGACTTCATTCGTGAAGTCGGCTTTCACATTGAGCCGGGTGCGCTGTTCGACGAACTGAAGGTCATTGCTCTCCTCGTCCCACGAAAACGTGCTGAGGATGCCGTTGCCATTGAAGGCGCCGGAGCCGATCGCGCGGCGGGGCAGGAAAAACGACGGCCAGATGACCTGAGTCGCGCCAAGCGCGCCCGGGGCAACCACGTCGGAATTCGGAACGTAATTCGAGTAATAGGTCGCGCGGATGCGAATCTCACCGCCAACCTGAACATTCTGCAACTCGGCCGATGCCGGAAGAACCGATATCAGCAAAGCAGCTGCGAGAACAATCATCAATGACTTACGCATTGACTTAGTCTCCTTCCTATATCTATGAAGCGGGTTTGGCCGCTTCCCATCCAGCTACGTGGAAACACCCACGTAACGCTGAGTTCATCAGACACATCTATTTGCTTAACATCAATTGCCGCGGTCTCGAAGGTATGTCACCGCTAGACTGAACTCATCCCTCCTTTCCTCCTTCGTAGTCAGACCACTCCTGATGGAAAAGTCCTAACAAGTGGGAGAGACTATTTGCCCGAATAGGCACCCCATGAAACGGGATGAGTTTAGCAGGGCTAGAAGTGTTTGTCAAGCGATTACCGCAGACTGTTCAGGTTCGCTCAATTTCGTTATAAGTTATTGAAATATAGAGCCTTAACAAAGCCATGAACATCTAATTCGGGCAAGGTGAGCAAAAAAAGCCCCCGCAGGCGAACCCGCGGGGGCTTTCCTAGACTCGTAATCGATTAGAAGCAGAGCTTCGTTTCGACAAACACGTAGTCGGAGTCTTTGTCGTCGGTGCCGCCATTGAACAGCAGGCCGTTACCGGACGAGAAGTTACCGTCGCTCAGGCCGTCACCCGTGAACAGGTGCGCCCAACCGGCTTTGAACTGCAGGTCTTCGCTGTAGTCATAGGTGACATACAGACCGACTTCGGTGCCAAGGTACTGATCGGATTCCTGCGTCCAGAAGGAAAGCGCCGGAGCCAGGGGTACCTTGAAGTTGCCGAACGTGAAGTACGCCGGCTGATCGAACTCTTCAAGCGTCTCGAAGTACGAAACGGCCAACAACACTTCGACCGATTCCGTCGGCTTCACGCTCACGCCACCGCGCGCGATCCACGCATTGGAAAGGTCGCTATTGTCGAAGAACTCGCTGTACTCCCAATTCGAGAACAGGCGGTTGAAGCTCACGCTCGACTTCGGATTGAACGCATAGTAGGGGTTCATCCATTCGCCGAACGAAAGGTCGCGGTTGTCTTCGCCATCAAAGTAGGCGCCGCCGAGGAACACACGAGGCGTCCAGGTGAAGTCAAACGTGTAACCGACTTCAAGGTTTGCGCCCCACGCTTCGAAATCAGCGTCATCATCGCCATACTGGAACGGCTTGAACAGGAACCCGACTTGGTCAGCATCGCCAAACTGGTAGGCAACCTCGGCTTCGAAATCCAACGCGCCAACGGTGCCGGCTCCGCGGAGGCCAACAGTGTGGAGATTGGTGACGTCGTAGTCATCCAGATTGAAGACGTCTTCCCAGAACTCCAGGATCGCGTTGTTTGCCGTGTCGTTCAAGCTGCGAGCATCGCGCAGCCACAGCCAGTAAGCGTCGATAGAGATGTTCTCAAGACCCTTGTAGCTGGCATACACGCCGTAGAAGTTTACGTCGCCGTCTTGCTCGCCCACGCCGCCTTCGGCCAGGATCGTCGCAAACGCGTCGACGCTGAGGATGTCGGTGGCATAGGTCAGGCGAAGACCGTCGAAGCTGAGACCGCGGAACTGGCTGCGGGCGTCATTCACGCCAATCAGCCATTCGCTGCCGAAGCTGAGTTCCTGACGGCCAACCCGCATGCGAATCGGCAGACCGAACATTTCGTTCGCTTCGATGTACGCCTGGTAGATCTCGACGTCATCGTTGCTCACGGCGCGGAAATCGCCGCCCGTGATGTAATCCGAGCGGAAATCTTCGCCCCAGATGTCGTAGCTGTCCAGCTCGATGAAGGCCGAGACTTCATTCGTGAAGTCGGCTTTCACATTGAGCCGGGTGCGCTGTTCGACGAACTGAAGGTCATTGCTCTCCTCGTCCCACGAAAACGCGCTGAGGACGCCGTTGCCATTGAAGGCGCCGGAGCCGATCGCGCGGCGGGGCAGGAAGAACGCCGGCCAGATGATCTGGGTAGCGCCAAGAGCGCCCGGACCGACGGTGTCGCTGTTCGGAACCAAGTTGCTGTAGTAGTTGGCGCGAATCTGAATCGAGCCGCCCACCTGAACATTCTGCAACTCCGCCGCTGCAGGCAGAACCGCAACCAGCAAAGCTGCTGCGAGAACAATCATCAATGACTTTCTCATTGATTTAGATCTCCTTCCTATATCTTTGAGGCGTATGCCGCCTCACATCCAGCTACGCAGAATTACCTACGTAACGCTGAGGTTCTTTCACACATCTATGTTCACATCTTTTCCTGCGATCCCAAAGGGGCTCCCTCAGCCTACAGCATCCCTCCTTTCGCCTTTAGAATCAGATCGCTTTCGATGGATATAGCGGTTGCGCAAGATACAGAAACAGATACTATTCTCTTGAGGGGAGTCGCTCCCCCACTCCACGTACACCAGACCCGGTGAGTTTATCAGAAACGCCTACCGCAGTCAATAGTACATCAAGATTTGCCTGGGCAATCCTAAAGTCGGCTCCTAAACACGCAAAAAGTAGCAGCGCAGAGCCCAGAAGACTTCTTGCCCGTGCACACCCACCTCAAATCGATTTCTTGCCGAACTATACTTAACTTATTTATAAACAATAACTTACAGCTATTGAGTCAAATTGGAACCGGACAACTATTCTACCCTTCCTGCATGCTCGCCATTCTCCGGGCTCAGAATTGGAATTCCTCTCCATACTCCTGCACTGTCGCCACCAATCTTGCTAGTTGCTCTTGAGCCTGCACGTACTCGTTTCCGCACAGCAGTTCGTGGGCCTTCGCGATGGGCTCACGCAACGGGTTATGCCATTCCGGCACCGGCGCGCTCTCAAACACAAACCCATCCTGATATTTCACCTGCATACTCGCCAACCGCGCAAAATCATCGCATGCACGGTAGTAGGTCTCTGGAAACAGCGGTCTCCGCAGTTCCAGGGGCGGCATAGCGGGAAACGCGGCATGCGGCTCTCGCTGATACCAATAGGCTACGCTCGCGTAGTCGTTCTCAAAGTCGTTTGCGTGTCCGTGTTCAATCGTCATTCGCACCGACTTCTTGAACCGGATCGGGTCATGCAGGTACCAACGAAACATGGCATTCTTGCCCTTAAACGTCTCGCCGCCCAGGTTTTCCACGAGATGAAAGCCGGTGTAGAGTCCCGCATACTCGTGACTCGGACACGCCCCGCCCCCGAAGACCTCCTCTGTTCCCGTTCCGTGAATCGACGGCGGCCACGGTTCCCCGTCAATGAAGACCATATCGTCGCCTTCGCCGTACCACCCCCCAGCGACGTTGTCCACCTGAAGGTGCAGCCCGGCAATATGCCCCTGGCCTTCGGCCTCGAGAATGACGTAGTTGTCCCCCCCGGATGCATTGACACGCGGATACGAGGCCCGCTTGGGCAGCAACGGCGCATCATGGACTTTCGTGAGGCATTCGCGCCGCCACTGCGCGTGAAACCGGCCTGCGTCGTCGGGCGGCGGGGAGTCCAATTCTTCGTAGTCGATGTGATACCAGAGCCGGCCGAACCCTCCTCCGAACACGCGTTGGCTTTGATTCACCAACTCGATTCGGGCTCGTGTAGCGAACGGCATCGGGAAATAGCAGTTCAACCCGTGATCCGTTGAACCCGACCCGGGGTGAATCGCCATGAGCGCCGACGAAAACCTCCGCACCGTACAGTTAGAGATACAGAAAAAGTCCCCGACCGGAACTTCCACGCTCGGATGCTCTTCACCGTCCCAAAACATACGTAGAATCGCTTCGCGAAAGTCCAGGGGATGCGGCTGAATCATCGTCATGTAGAGGTGCGTGATGCGTCCGGGTCCGGCAATATCCGCGAGCACGCGGGTTTCTCCCGGCTCAATGCGAATGCAGTCGTCGTTGGCGCCGGTGCGGTCCCAACTGGAGACCCGACGTGAACGTGCTGCGGAGATACGCTCAAGGTGGGAAGACGGGTGTAGCATAAGAGGAGTCCTTCCGTATGACCGTGGTTGCGATCCTCCCCTTCGTCCGTGCGCGGGCATTTTCACAAACGCACGGAAAGGACGCAACTTCGATGCAGGCGCAGCCGCAATAGTAATGCGCAGACCCCGGAGGCACTACCCCACGCGCGGCGCGATGACGTGTAGGGTCTTCTCTTCAACCGTGAATGTTCCCGGCAGTTCGCCCGCAGGATCGCCATCGATCTGTAAGGGGATTCGCTCACCCATGGTCGAACGCAGACTCACGGTCTTCCCTTGCCGATATATGATCGCCTTTCTATCGGCAAGTCCAGGCAACTGAACTAGAATCAACAGCCAGAGAATTTTCGCGATGCTTAGCTTCGGGATGATGCAGACGTCGAGCAGCCCATCATCGGGTAAGGCCTTCGGCGTCGCCTGGAACACGCCCGCGGACCAACTGCAATTGCCGACGATGACGTAGTGCGCATCGCTAGAAACGGTTTCGCCGTCCACTTCGACGGTAATGCGCGGATACCGGTACGTGAGAATCGTCTTCACGGCGGGCCACACGTAACTCAGGAAGCTCAGCTTTGCGCCGCGGTTCCCATGAACGACTTCAACAATTGCGGCATCCAAGCCGGCTCCAGTGCCTAACAAGAACAGCCGCTCGCCTGCCCGGCCTACGTCTATCACTCGAATGGATGATGAGGCGATCAACTCCGACAACAAGACAGGGTCGGTGGGAGTGCGCAATTCACGCGCAACCACGTTCGCCGTACCTAGCGGCAAGGTTGCGATTGGCACTCCTCTTCCAATGAGGGCATTCGCCACCTCGTTCAGAGTCCCGTCGCCTCCGACGCTCACCACGCAGTCCGCGCCCGGTTCCCGGGCCCACACGCCGGCGTCTCCCGCTTGCCGCGTAATGCGCGTCTCGCTCGAAATGCCGCGCGCTTCTAGCGCGGCAGATAGCGCTGCCGCGGCGCCTGGACCGCGCCCTCCGCCGGAAATGGGGTTAGCAATGATGCGAACATGCATAACGGTGCCGCGCCTTGCCGCCGGATTTTGGAAGGTCAAGCTCTGAAGGAGAGTTGTCGAAAAGAAACCTGTAGTTCTCAGAACAAAGCCAAAACCAAGGTTGCGCTGCACAGTCCATGCGGCACAGGCGCGCCATTAAATGGAGTGATCCCCTTCGCCTTCGTACATCTCGTAGTCGTCGAGCGAACCCATCGGCGCGCTGGACGGCGACAT
Proteins encoded in this window:
- a CDS encoding diacylglycerol kinase family lipid kinase, translated to MHVRIIANPISGGGRGPGAAAALSAALEARGISSETRITRQAGDAGVWAREPGADCVVSVGGDGTLNEVANALIGRGVPIATLPLGTANVVARELRTPTDPVLLSELIASSSIRVIDVGRAGERLFLLGTGAGLDAAIVEVVHGNRGAKLSFLSYVWPAVKTILTYRYPRITVEVDGETVSSDAHYVIVGNCSWSAGVFQATPKALPDDGLLDVCIIPKLSIAKILWLLILVQLPGLADRKAIIYRQGKTVSLRSTMGERIPLQIDGDPAGELPGTFTVEEKTLHVIAPRVG
- a CDS encoding alginate export family protein, producing the protein MRKSLMIVLAAALLISVLPASAELQNVQVGGEIRIRATYYSNYVPNSDVVAPGALGATQVIWPSFFLPRRAIGSGAFNGNGILSTFSWDEESNDLQFVEQRTRLNVKADFTNEVSAFIELDSYDIWGEDFRSDYITGGDFRAVSNDDVEIYQAYIEANEMFGLPIRMRVGRQELSFGSEWLIGVNDARSQFRGLSFDGLRLTYATDILSVDAFATILAEGGVGEQDGDVNFYGVYASYKGLENISIDAYWLWLRDARSLNDTANNAILEFWEDVFNLDDYDVTNLHTVGLRGAGTIGALDFEAEVAYQFGDADQQGFLFKPFQYGDDGAEFEAWGANLEVGYTFDFMWTPRVYLGGAYFDGEDNRDLSFGEWMNPYYAFNPKSSVSFNRLFSNWEYSEFIENTDLSNAWIARGGVSVKPTESVEVLLAVSYFETLEEFDQPAYFTVGNFKVPLAPALSFWTQESDQYLGTEVGLYVTYDYSEDLQFSAGWAHLFTGDGLTDGNFSAGNGLAFNGGTDDNDSDYVFVETKLCF
- a CDS encoding alginate export family protein produces the protein MRKSLMIVLAAALLVAVLPAAAELQNVQVGGSIQIRANYYSNLVPNSDTVGPGALGATQIIWPAFFLPRRAIGSGAFNGNGVLSAFSWDEESNDLQFVEQRTRLNVKADFTNEVSAFIELDSYDIWGEDFRSDYITGGDFRAVSNDDVEIYQAYIEANEMFGLPIRMRVGRQELSFGSEWLIGVNDARSQFRGLSFDGLRLTYATDILSVDAFATILAEGGVGEQDGDVNFYGVYASYKGLENISIDAYWLWLRDARSLNDTANNAILEFWEDVFNLDDYDVTNLHTVGLRGAGTVGALDFEAEVAYQFGDADQVGFLFKPFQYGDDDADFEAWGANLEVGYTFDFTWTPRVFLGGAYFDGEDNRDLSFGEWMNPYYAFNPKSSVSFNRLFSNWEYSEFFDNSDLSNAWIARGGVSVKPTESVEVLLAVSYFETLEEFDQPAYFTFGNFKVPLAPALSFWTQESDQYLGTEVGLYVTYDYSEDLQFKAGWAHLFTGDGLSDGNFSSGNGLLFNGGTDDKDSDYVFVETKLCF
- a CDS encoding PLD nuclease N-terminal domain-containing protein, encoding MIGGVVFLVVWLCLFAMGIGGTVLWIWMLIDCAMNEPSSGNDKIVWIIVIALTHWIGALIYFIVRRPVRRERYGR
- a CDS encoding DUF2961 domain-containing protein — translated: MLHPSSHLERISAARSRRVSSWDRTGANDDCIRIEPGETRVLADIAGPGRITHLYMTMIQPHPLDFREAILRMFWDGEEHPSVEVPVGDFFCISNCTVRRFSSALMAIHPGSGSTDHGLNCYFPMPFATRARIELVNQSQRVFGGGFGRLWYHIDYEELDSPPPDDAGRFHAQWRRECLTKVHDAPLLPKRASYPRVNASGGDNYVILEAEGQGHIAGLHLQVDNVAGGWYGEGDDMVFIDGEPWPPSIHGTGTEEVFGGGACPSHEYAGLYTGFHLVENLGGETFKGKNAMFRWYLHDPIRFKKSVRMTIEHGHANDFENDYASVAYWYQREPHAAFPAMPPLELRRPLFPETYYRACDDFARLASMQVKYQDGFVFESAPVPEWHNPLREPIAKAHELLCGNEYVQAQEQLARLVATVQEYGEEFQF
- a CDS encoding GxxExxY protein, with translation MTQRFAEREIIYKEESYAIMGACFEVYNTKGCGFLESVYQECLAIELESRAIPFVLQPAIELEYKGRRLVQTFRPDFICFGQIILELKALSQLCDENRAQVHNYLHATQYRLGLLVNFGHYPQLEYERIAH
- a CDS encoding MBL fold metallo-hydrolase; translated protein: MTRLFLSSVLGVMFAAIAFGQETPKPVVTPTLQAGDDAFISRQQQAFLDEVSRTLEACPPAYPEPRERTLALRLIDAVLHDTHSPNREPVQQFFHARISQAADQIENTRVTEGLRIWKIYNHGFVVRTPSITVAFDLHRGAAKFRWDKPDGTRERVDSPNFPFSVELAERIVKQCDVLFISHEHGDHADPAVVELFIKQGKPVVAPDGVLKSTPLHESITHLKRDAHTIQKLPIQNGARELEVVVYPGQQYQSGGVENNVTLVISPEGYSFAHNGDQINDPYPEYQKDFEWIDAVKEHHRVDVLITNCWTNDLLRMVRGFNPQLVIPGHENELGHQMNDRVPYWMDESYLGLNFSQVKAEYPTIPLAWGESYAFVPKR
- a CDS encoding DUF2961 domain-containing protein gives rise to the protein MMVRDASSHRASSYDHTGGNVDWVIVKPGETKSFAEIAGAGCIKHFYWTYIIEKEETRKHLFRDLILRMYWDGETAASVESPIGDFFGISNATPRPIKSLGLVVNPGADSNDLSWGLNSYFPMPFAKGARIEVTNEGPVDLGIWYHIDYETYPTPPAWMNTAGRFHAQFRHERTKAYAAPKGANSDGKENYTILEATGRGSLAGYVLGVDNISGGWWGEGDDMVFIDGETWPPSFHGTGSEEIFGGGACPNVEYSGPYTGFHLVENREGDKWFGKNAMYRLFVNDPIRFDKSIRVTIEHGHADDQGNDYSSVAFWYQNEPHATFAPLPAKDERAPYVYGTDPCIEGAIEAERLLKTAEHSKDPAQGIRFPGTWSNARFLFFIANAPDDFITLRVPVESDGEYDISLYLAKASDFGVFQLKVDGKDVGAPFDAYNGAGGESPTHVVRAENVPFGSLKLPAGEHTFEFRVVGKNDRATNYYMGIDCILLKRK